In Vibrio pomeroyi, the genomic window CAACCAATGGCGTTAACCCGCTGTTGTCTGAAGCTCGCTGGAACATAGAGTTCATGTTAGCGATGCAAGTCGACTCGGACACGCCAATAGCCGTTCCTGTTGGTAATCAGTCTGCCAGTAAACAGCTAAAACTTACCGAGATTAACGCGAGAGGGCTGGCATTCCACAAGATCGCGGATGAGTCTTGGACTGGTATGCCATTACCGCCACACAAAGATACTCAGAAACGTTATGTTGGTTATCCTACTACTGCAGCTTCATTGAATCTGGCGGCAATCGGTGCTCAGTGCGCACGTATTTGGAAAGATATCGACAGTGATTTTTCGCAGTTATGTTTGGATTCAGCGACCAAAGCGTGGAACGCAGCAAATCAACATCAAGATATCTATGCTTACGATAACTTCACTGGTTCTGGGCCGTATGATGATATCGAATTGAGTGATGAGCGATACTGGGCTGCGGCCGAGCTCTTTATCACAACCAATGATGAGGTTTACAAAAAAGTATTGATTGATTCTCCACACTACCTTGAAGTGCCGAAGGGGAACATCAATGCCGATGGTGACATGTATTGGCAGTATATAGCGCCTGCGGGCACCGTGAGTTTAGCCGTGGTACCTAACTCATTAGACAGCCAAGTTATTGAACAAGCACGTAAGAACATCATTAAAACGGCAGAATCTTATACCAAGCAAGTTGCCAATGAAGGCTACAACATCCCTTATACAGTCGAAGAGTATTCGTGGGGCTCAAACTCTAACCTTGTAAACCGAAGTATTTTTTTGATTTACGCTCACGATTTTTCTAATGATGTTCGATACATCAAAGCGGCGGCTAGTGCGATGGATTATATCCTAGGAGGTAACCCAATGAATATCTCTTATGTTACTGGTTATGGAACGAAACCTGCTGAGAATCCTCATCATCGATTCTGGGCTTATGCTGTTGATGAAAGTTCACCAAAACCAGCGCCGGGTGCGTTAATTGGAGGCCCAAATTCGGTAAGTTTTAGTGATCCTATTGCCGCTATGATGAAAGGTAAGTGTGTTGGACAAACGTGTTACAGCGATAATATTGGAGCTTGGACGTTGAACGAGATAACCATCAACTGGAATGCGCCTCTAGTATGGGTTACTTCTGCCTTAGATGAAGGGCAACTTGATTGAGGTAATCAATTAAATTATGAATATTCAAAGAGTAATATCATTTGGTATTGCTCTTTTTAATACAAAAAATCACACAATGAAGTGCGCAGTTCTAATTGTTTTAGGTTTTGAAGCTAAGAGGAGATGGTACATCTAAAGGGATATTGTAACTAAAGAGAATTTGAAACTAAACAGAAGTTGGAGCGTGCAGCGGGAATCGAACCCGCATCATCAGCTTGGAAGGCTGAGGTAATAGCCATTATACGATGCACGCACACTGTCTTAAGGGTAAGACTGAGGCATTAAGAAGACTTGGAGCGTGCAGCGGGAATCGAACCCGCATCATCAGCTTGGAAGGCTGAGGTAATAGCCATTATACGATGCACGCACATCGTCTTAACGAGTTTGATAATGCCACATCTAACTGAAAACGAAACCTTTTTCTTTCATTTTTATTCTAAGTGCTCGCATAACCACCACTCCGCTAGTTTTTCAATCATGTCTGGCGTTTAGATAGTGAATAAAATGTGACTAAACTCTCGTTAAGCCCAAGATTTAAACGGGTGCTGACTTGATAGTTTAAGAAAAGGGGAAGGGGATGAATTTATAAACTGATATCGGATGTTATTTCCTCATCAACACAGGCAAAATCTATGGTTTAACGTGTTAACACAATCGAAATTTGAGCTGAATTTATAAGTGCGTTTATAACAATGTGGATGCATAGATTTAACTTACGAACGATTCGTATTATTCATTAAACTAATCCCAAATGAGTAGAGTAATACACGCCTCTGTGCGTTCGCAGAAAAAAGTAACGAATTTAGTTGATAATTCACGCAAAAGTCTCGTCATTCCGTCTGTCGTTTGGTACATTTGCCGCACATTTTGTCTCGCCTAAAATACCCATGCCTTCTCAGTTCAGAATTAACAAAATTGTTGAAATTGGTGACACTCTTCACCGCAGCGGTTGTGCTCCCTATAAGCTTGAAAAATACACACAGTTCTATGCAAAAAAGCATGGTGTGGATGTGATGATCCAAGCAACACCAACCGCGATTAACTATCAATTTCCAGATGATAACAACGCCGTTATTCTTAAGCGCCTAAAGCCTGCTTCAATTAATCTGAGTTTGTTGGCAAACACCATCATTCGTATTAACCAACCGAGCAGTGAGCCAGTTCCTGAGCCTGTCGGTTACTCTAAGTTTGTTACCGCACTAGCTAATATGGGTATTCCGCCTGCGTACTTGATGCTAGTCGGCAGTACGTTGGAAGCGGTTGGTTTTTCTGCGTTATTGGGTTTGATGGTTTGGGTATGTCAGCAAGTCCTGCATTCACGTCGTGCAATTGCGGTTGAATTTATCTCAGCATTATTGACGGGTATCTTTGTGGCATTTTTGGCAAGCACAGGTTTGCCGACCCCGGTGTGGGCGTTGTGTATTGCGTCAATCGTTTTATTTGTCCCCGGATTATCCATAGCCAACGCATTAGAATGTTTGGCCTTCAACGATCTCGTTTCGGGTACCAGTTTGCTAGGGCAGAGTGCCTTAACGCTGATCAAGTTGTTTGTTGGGATTATCATGGGTCTCAATATTGGTGAAGCGATATGGGGACAAGCAGTCTCCATCGACTATACCAATGCGGTGCCAGTGTGGATGCACATATCCGGCTTGGTGCTGATCTCAGTGTCTATCGGTGTGATGTTCAATGCTCGCCCTAAAGACATCTTACTTGGTTTGCCAGTTGCGGTTTTGGGTATGTGGGGCCCGTTCTATCTAGGTTTTGACAGTGGTTGGGTTGTGGGTACTTGGGTAACCACCGTTCTTATCACTTTATACGGTACTTGGATTGCTAAAAAGATGGAGCTCACTGGCTCTATTTACATCGTGCAAGGCATCATCATCTTGGTTCCGGGTAGCCGCGTTCTAGTGAGTGCAAGTCAATCAGTGTTTGAACAATCTATCTTGCCGATCCCGAGTATTGGTTTATCGGCGCTGTTTATGTTCTCCGCGATTGTGGCAGGGCAAATTACCGCGTATTCGATCTACTCACCAAAAGTAGAACGTTAATCTGATTAGATTCCAACTGGCGCTCAGGTAACTTCGTTTCTTCAACAAACACAGCTTAGCGGCTGTGTTTGTTCGTTTTAGAGCCGCTCTTTTCCTACTTTAAGTTTATCTTCAGAAAATCTGATAGATTTGTACTCGCTAAGCCTAGCAAGAGTCATTAAAATGGACGCAAATTCTATTTAAATGAAGTATTAACGTATGTCTTTACCTCCTTGTCCGCAATGCCAATCTGAATATGTCTACCCAGACCAAAACAACCTAATCTGCCCTGAGTGTGCCTATGAATGGAACCCAGAAGAAGAGCGTTTAGAAAGAGAAGCTGCGCGTGTAAAGGACGTTAACGGCGCAGTGTTAGATACCGGTGATAAAGTCACCTTCATTAAAGATTTAAAAGTGAAAGGCAGCTCTAGCGTACTGAAAATTGGTACCAAAGCAGTGATTCGACGCATCAACGAAGGCAAAGATCACCAGCTAGATTGTAAGCTTGATGGTGGCGGTGAAATGCTGGTGACTGCAAAATACGTGAAAAAGCAGTAACCATTTTTTCGGACGATTGTCGTAAATGTTCAATGCTTTTGGGCCGTTGTTGAGCATACTGACTAGCAAACAGAGTCAAACTTAAACGTTAGAGAATCAAGATGATCAGAGAATACAGCGCAGCCGACACCGAAACGGTCCTAAATATATGGCTCACGGCTTCCATTGAGGCGCACAACTTCATGGCACCTGAATTTTGGGAGTCACAAGTGGGTAATATGCGCGATATCTACCTTCCTGCCTCACAAACCTATGTGTTCCAAGTTGATGGGGAAGTTCGTGGGTTTTATTCGCTTTATGAAGGCATATTGGCCGCGATCTTTGTCTGCCCTGAGCTTCAAGGGAGTGGCATCGGGAAACAGCTCATGCAACATGCCAAGCTTGAATGCCCGAACTTGTCTTTGAATGTGTACAAAGAGAATTAAGCGACCATTGGGTTCTACCTTTCTCAAGGCTTTAGCATCGTAAGTGAACAAGCCGATGAGCACACAGGGCACCAAGAGTACACCATGCATTTGGCCTAGCGTTGGGCTTAGTGAATAGTTAGACGAGTATTAGGTAGGGATAGAAGTTATATGGATATAGTCAAAGCTGATATGGCGCACTCGATTGCGTTCCACCATTATGTAAAAGCTTGTATTGATGATGGACTCGAAATCTATACCGGTATTACCGATGGCAGTGATGCTTACTTAGAAAAGCGAATCGCTTATTCAAAAGGCGAGTGCTTGCCTGAAGGGTGGACGCCAGCTTCTACTTATTTTTGTATTGAGTCTGAGCAGATTATTGGTGTGATTAGAGTTCGTCACGGCACCAGTGAATACATTCATGACGTTATCGGGCACATCGGCTACGAGACTCTGCCCCAAGCGAGAGGACGAGGAATCGCAAGTCACATGTTGTCTTGGGTTCAGCGTCATGCACTTATCGAAGGCGCTATTATTACCTGTGATTGCGACAATGTTGCTTCGCAAAAAGTGATTGAGAAGTGCGGCGGCCAGTTCTTAAATACCTTTTATTCCGAGCAAGATCAGCAAGAGGTGTTGCGTTATCAACTAGACCCAAAATGAACACTAAAGCACGGCACTTGCTTAGGTGCGCTTACTTTCCGTTAGTGAGACTTTATTAAATTGAAGCCACCATTGATGGTGGTTTCTTTGGTTATAGTTCATCGATTATTGCTGGAGATATTTTGAAGTATTCGACAAGACCCGCTCAGTCATCAGATTATGAATTTCTGTTTGAGCTAAAAAAGGCCGCTGAATTTGAGCCGATCAAAGCTGTTTTTGGCTGGGATGAGCAAGTTCAACGAGACATACACGCCGAAGAGTGGGCAGAAGAAAGGCCTGAAATCATTGAGTATCAGGGCAAAGCGATTGGTAGTGTGTTGCTGCAAGACAAAGGTGACCACTTCTACTTTTGTCGATTCTTTCTGCTTCCCGAGTATCATGGTAAAGGCATTGGTAGCAAAATCCTCACTGATTGTTTAGATCACACAGACAAGCTCAGTAAGCCAGTTGAGTTGTGTTATCTACAAGGTAATCGCGTTGGAGAGCTGTATTTAAGGTTCGGTTTCGAAATCACCTCGCAAAACGACCAGTTTGTCTATATGTGGCGTAAATAGACATTCATTCAAAATGATCAAACCGTGTCTGTAACTTGATAGGCACCTGACACCCATCTAACGTAAAACCTTGTAAAGCTCCCTATGCTTGATGACTAAGCGATTACACTTAGAACAGATCGAGCGTAAGGGAGTGTGCAATGAATTATTACCCAACTTCAAAAATCGTGGGTGAACAAAGGTTTGGTTTTGGGCCTAGATTAGGTCAAACAACCTATTATTCGCCTTTAGAACAGTTGGATAAAAAGCCATTTATTCATCAGTCCATTCAAGCTTTACCCACAACCGAATCTATCCTGATAACCGTCGGCGAGAATCGTGAACAGCGAAAGAAAGCCAAGGGTGATGAGCAAAAGATGCAAGCAATGAAGAAAGAGGCACAGTCTTTTCTTCGAACTCACTACCGACAACAAGCTCAAGCTCGTCATCTGCAAAGCGTTGAAACGCCTTATGGTTTTCAAGAGCGCATCATTCAGTTTTGGAGTAACCACTTCGCCATCTCGGTCGACAATCGAAAGCTGATGCCCTTAGCTGCAAGTATTGAAAACGATGTGGTTCGCAAGCATTGGAATGGTAATTTCAGCGACATGCTGATGGCATCTTCAAAACATCCAGCCATGCTTTTGTATCTTGATAATCAACTCTCCATTGGGCCCAATTCCAAAGTCGGTAAGCGCCGTGATAAGGGACTGAATGAAAACCTCGCTCGCGAAATTCTAGAGCTTCACACCCTCGGTGTTGATGGTTCTTATACCCAACAAGATGTAATTGCCTTGGCAAAAGCGATTTCGGGATGGGGTATTAAATTCCAATCCCCAAATGCCGGTTTTCGATTTGCTAACAACCTCCATGAGCCAGGCAGTATCACCTTACTTGGAAAATCCTACTCCCAATCAGGTATCTCACAAGGGGAGTCGTGTTTAAAAGCCTTAGCCACCCACCAAGACACAGCGAAACATTTGGTTGATAAGCTTTGCCAGCATTTTATTGGTGATACGCCTAAAGAGCTCTCAGAACAGATGGTTGCTGCATACTTAAAAGGTAATGGTGATTTGCTGCCTGTTTACCGCTTGTTACTGGAGAGTAAAGAGGCAAACGAACCCAAGCCCAATCGATTCAGACCGCCGAAAGAGTGGCTATTTGCGGTACTTCGCAGTGCCGACATTCCTATAAACGATAAGCAAGCACTGAACACTCTCAACACGTTAGGCCAACCACCTTTTAAACCGGGTTCACCTGCAGGATGGTCGGATCAAGACAGAGACTACAACAGCCCTTCGGCATTAACTCAGCGTATGCAAGTCGCTAATAGGCTCGCCTCAATCGCGATAAAGTCAGCTAAGGCCTCGGGTACAAAACCAAAGGCGATAGTGGATGACGTGATCGCAGCTTTATATGGCGATGCGATTGATGAACATACTCAAATTGTATTGAGCAAAGCTGACAGTGCTGCAATGCAACTTTCCCTGTTGTGGTTAAGCCCACAGTTTCAATATCGTTAGGAGTGGGTATGAAAAAGACAAACGGTTCGCAGCAGATGAAGTCGCCGAGTCATGAGCCACACGATCACAGCCTGCAAAGTATCAATCGACGCCAGTTCATGGGTATGGCCGCTGCCGTTGGTGTGAGTGCGATGTTGCCATTTCCGAGCTTTGCCAAAACACGTTCAGACAATATCTTTGTTTGGATCTCACTGCGTGGCGCGATGGATGGATTAAACGTTGTGGTACCTCATGCTGACCCTGATTACGCAGATCTAAGACCAAATATCGGCTTAAAGCCTAATCAGCTGCTTAAGCTTGATAGCTTTTTTGGGTTACACCCTTCGCTTAAAAGTTGTCATCAATGGTATGAAAATAAAGAACTTAGCTTCGTTCACGCTTGTTCAACCGCTTATCGCGAGCGTTCTCATTTTGATGGACAAAAGATATTAGAAAACGGCACTTCCGATCCCTTTAATACAGAAGGGTGGCTAAACCGTTTACTTACGATGAGTTCAGAACAATACGATGGAATTGCGATTGATTCCGGCCTGCCGCTCATCATGCAGGGTGAGTCTACTGTGGCAAGTTGGTATCCAAACCGGTTGAAAACACGCGACAAACAAACTGAGCTACTTGAAGAACTCTTCCAAAGTGACCAAATGTTGTCTGCTAATTTCGAAAGTGTAATGAAAATCGATGAGCTGGTGGGTGACCAAGGCGTTGGCAAACAATTTAAGTCATTGATGAGTAAAACGGGCGACATCTTATCTGCTGACAACGGGCCAAACATCGCTGCATTAGAACTCGGTGGTTGGGACACGCATGCCAATCAAGGCAGCGTTAATGGTAGGTTGAGTAACCAACTTAAAACCTTGGATGCAGGATTAGCAGCGCTTAAGGCATCGTTAGGGGCTCGCTGGAATAACACGGTGATCATCGCCGCCAGTGAGTTTGGTCGAACGGCTAAGGAAAACGGTACAAAAGGCACCGATCATGGCACAGGCAATGTCATGTTTGTTGCTGGTGGTGCTATGGCTAATAAGGCTTCAAACATATCGAATTCAGGCGCTTCTGGGGGACAAGTTATCGCCAGCTGGTCGGGGTTAAGCCAAGAAAATCTGTACCAAGGGCGAGATCTCAGACCAACCACCGACATGCGAGGTG contains:
- a CDS encoding glycoside hydrolase family 9 protein — protein: MQKGTLSLAIVMILSSGSIHAEEQIRNSNFEANMNGWWNAGADVTTESNEACIDIKNPGNNSWDVILGHSGIGLEQGQKYQVSFDIYANTDTEMKALIQHEGPPYTHYFLSDVGVSTDKQSYTFDFVQELESDADTEFQFQLGAQKTGVICVDNVSVVGKPFVKVATKMPIRANQVGFLPQSDKYIFVENSSTEPLKWTLVSHSGISLDLGKTEVFGLNKASGEHIHRVNLSNYTETMNGLTIKVGDDVSYPFDIRSDVYSQLKLDALSYFYQNRSGIEIKPEFVQRDDLARPGGHMSDRVTCFDKVDSWGNRWPGCDLTIDATGGWYDAGDHGKYTVNSGISTWTLLNLYERGKFLENKSLPFSDGKVKIPEATNGVNPLLSEARWNIEFMLAMQVDSDTPIAVPVGNQSASKQLKLTEINARGLAFHKIADESWTGMPLPPHKDTQKRYVGYPTTAASLNLAAIGAQCARIWKDIDSDFSQLCLDSATKAWNAANQHQDIYAYDNFTGSGPYDDIELSDERYWAAAELFITTNDEVYKKVLIDSPHYLEVPKGNINADGDMYWQYIAPAGTVSLAVVPNSLDSQVIEQARKNIIKTAESYTKQVANEGYNIPYTVEEYSWGSNSNLVNRSIFLIYAHDFSNDVRYIKAAASAMDYILGGNPMNISYVTGYGTKPAENPHHRFWAYAVDESSPKPAPGALIGGPNSVSFSDPIAAMMKGKCVGQTCYSDNIGAWTLNEITINWNAPLVWVTSALDEGQLD
- a CDS encoding threonine/serine exporter family protein, coding for MPSQFRINKIVEIGDTLHRSGCAPYKLEKYTQFYAKKHGVDVMIQATPTAINYQFPDDNNAVILKRLKPASINLSLLANTIIRINQPSSEPVPEPVGYSKFVTALANMGIPPAYLMLVGSTLEAVGFSALLGLMVWVCQQVLHSRRAIAVEFISALLTGIFVAFLASTGLPTPVWALCIASIVLFVPGLSIANALECLAFNDLVSGTSLLGQSALTLIKLFVGIIMGLNIGEAIWGQAVSIDYTNAVPVWMHISGLVLISVSIGVMFNARPKDILLGLPVAVLGMWGPFYLGFDSGWVVGTWVTTVLITLYGTWIAKKMELTGSIYIVQGIIILVPGSRVLVSASQSVFEQSILPIPSIGLSALFMFSAIVAGQITAYSIYSPKVER
- a CDS encoding zinc ribbon domain-containing protein YjdM — its product is MSLPPCPQCQSEYVYPDQNNLICPECAYEWNPEEERLEREAARVKDVNGAVLDTGDKVTFIKDLKVKGSSSVLKIGTKAVIRRINEGKDHQLDCKLDGGGEMLVTAKYVKKQ
- a CDS encoding GNAT family N-acetyltransferase, producing the protein MDIVKADMAHSIAFHHYVKACIDDGLEIYTGITDGSDAYLEKRIAYSKGECLPEGWTPASTYFCIESEQIIGVIRVRHGTSEYIHDVIGHIGYETLPQARGRGIASHMLSWVQRHALIEGAIITCDCDNVASQKVIEKCGGQFLNTFYSEQDQQEVLRYQLDPK
- a CDS encoding GNAT family N-acetyltransferase, producing MKYSTRPAQSSDYEFLFELKKAAEFEPIKAVFGWDEQVQRDIHAEEWAEERPEIIEYQGKAIGSVLLQDKGDHFYFCRFFLLPEYHGKGIGSKILTDCLDHTDKLSKPVELCYLQGNRVGELYLRFGFEITSQNDQFVYMWRK
- a CDS encoding DUF1800 domain-containing protein, which produces MNYYPTSKIVGEQRFGFGPRLGQTTYYSPLEQLDKKPFIHQSIQALPTTESILITVGENREQRKKAKGDEQKMQAMKKEAQSFLRTHYRQQAQARHLQSVETPYGFQERIIQFWSNHFAISVDNRKLMPLAASIENDVVRKHWNGNFSDMLMASSKHPAMLLYLDNQLSIGPNSKVGKRRDKGLNENLAREILELHTLGVDGSYTQQDVIALAKAISGWGIKFQSPNAGFRFANNLHEPGSITLLGKSYSQSGISQGESCLKALATHQDTAKHLVDKLCQHFIGDTPKELSEQMVAAYLKGNGDLLPVYRLLLESKEANEPKPNRFRPPKEWLFAVLRSADIPINDKQALNTLNTLGQPPFKPGSPAGWSDQDRDYNSPSALTQRMQVANRLASIAIKSAKASGTKPKAIVDDVIAALYGDAIDEHTQIVLSKADSAAMQLSLLWLSPQFQYR
- a CDS encoding DUF1501 domain-containing protein codes for the protein MKKTNGSQQMKSPSHEPHDHSLQSINRRQFMGMAAAVGVSAMLPFPSFAKTRSDNIFVWISLRGAMDGLNVVVPHADPDYADLRPNIGLKPNQLLKLDSFFGLHPSLKSCHQWYENKELSFVHACSTAYRERSHFDGQKILENGTSDPFNTEGWLNRLLTMSSEQYDGIAIDSGLPLIMQGESTVASWYPNRLKTRDKQTELLEELFQSDQMLSANFESVMKIDELVGDQGVGKQFKSLMSKTGDILSADNGPNIAALELGGWDTHANQGSVNGRLSNQLKTLDAGLAALKASLGARWNNTVIIAASEFGRTAKENGTKGTDHGTGNVMFVAGGAMANKASNISNSGASGGQVIASWSGLSQENLYQGRDLRPTTDMRGVIKGVLGEHLSINTKQLNTIFPDSERVKPLQII